Proteins from a genomic interval of Yoonia sp. GPGPB17:
- the tolB gene encoding Tol-Pal system beta propeller repeat protein TolB: protein MIKRLLTLLVALLLAGPVFAQSGPLRLTITDGVIEPITFAVPSFEAETPAAQQAASDISRLVVQDLAGTGLFREVPANAFISQVSSFVQPVAFPDWRAINAQALIVGAVNVSSNQLTVKFRLYDVFSGQELGQGLQFAGTTDGWRRMGHKVADAVYSRITGEGGYFDSRVVFVSESGPKDARQKRLAIMDFDGSNVQFLTDSSSIVLAPRFSPNGDRVLYTSFESGFARINVLNVANVGRQQLQTAPGEMAFSPRFSRDGRQVIYSLSNGGNTDIYRTDLGTGQHVRLTSAPSIETAPSLSPDGSQIVFESDRSGSQQLYIMSANGGEARRISFGQGRYGTPVWSPRGDLVAFTKQNAGRFHIGVMRIDGSEERLLTSSFLDEGPTWSPNGRVIMFSRETQGAGGTSSMYSVDISGRNLKAVPLQGGSSDPSWGPLQP, encoded by the coding sequence ATGATAAAACGACTTTTGACCCTATTGGTAGCGCTGTTGTTGGCGGGCCCGGTATTTGCACAAAGCGGGCCACTGCGACTGACGATCACGGACGGCGTGATCGAACCGATCACATTCGCCGTTCCCAGCTTTGAGGCTGAAACCCCCGCGGCCCAACAAGCCGCATCTGATATCTCACGTCTGGTCGTACAAGACCTTGCTGGGACAGGGCTCTTCCGGGAAGTCCCTGCCAATGCGTTCATCTCTCAGGTTAGCTCCTTTGTGCAGCCCGTCGCTTTTCCAGACTGGCGAGCAATCAATGCGCAGGCCCTGATCGTGGGTGCTGTGAATGTGAGCAGCAATCAGTTGACTGTGAAATTCCGCCTCTATGATGTGTTCTCGGGCCAAGAGCTGGGGCAGGGCCTGCAGTTTGCAGGCACCACAGATGGCTGGCGCCGTATGGGGCATAAGGTGGCCGATGCCGTCTATAGCCGAATCACGGGCGAGGGTGGCTATTTTGACAGCCGCGTTGTGTTTGTCTCCGAAAGCGGCCCAAAGGATGCCCGTCAGAAGCGCCTCGCAATCATGGATTTTGATGGATCAAACGTGCAATTCCTGACGGACAGCAGCAGCATCGTCCTTGCACCGCGGTTTTCACCTAATGGCGACCGTGTACTCTACACCAGCTTTGAAAGCGGCTTTGCCCGTATCAACGTATTGAACGTCGCCAATGTCGGGCGTCAGCAGTTGCAGACTGCCCCGGGGGAGATGGCGTTTAGCCCACGCTTTTCGCGCGATGGGCGTCAGGTGATCTACAGTCTGTCCAACGGTGGCAATACCGATATCTACCGCACGGATCTTGGCACAGGGCAGCATGTACGTTTGACCTCTGCACCGTCTATCGAAACAGCACCCAGCCTGTCCCCTGACGGCAGTCAGATTGTGTTTGAAAGCGACCGATCCGGCAGTCAGCAACTCTATATCATGTCGGCCAATGGCGGCGAGGCACGCCGGATTTCCTTTGGACAGGGCCGTTATGGTACGCCGGTTTGGTCGCCGCGTGGTGACCTGGTGGCCTTCACCAAGCAAAATGCGGGCCGCTTCCACATTGGTGTGATGCGTATTGATGGCTCCGAAGAGCGGTTGTTAACCTCATCCTTCCTTGACGAAGGTCCAACATGGTCGCCCAATGGCCGTGTCATCATGTTTAGCCGTGAAACCCAAGGGGCAGGTGGCACGTCGTCCATGTACTCCGTCGATATCTCAGGCCGGAACCTGAAGGCTGTGCCATTGCAGGGCGGGTCTTCTGACCCCTCATGGGGACCGTTGCAACCGTAA
- the ruvA gene encoding Holliday junction branch migration protein RuvA yields the protein MIGKIAGRLEYRSTDHVLIDVRGVGYVVYISERVMAGLPGNGEAVALFTDLLVREDNLQLFGFTTLVEKEWHRLLMSVQGIGAKASMAILGTLGADGVSRAIALGDWNALAKAKGVGPKTAQRVTIELKDKAPSVMAMGGSVAEAQGDAVIEVEPSASVQPTVAPKANAASAEALSALGNLGYAPGEAASAVAEAAGAAPDADTSALIRAALKLLAPKG from the coding sequence ATGATCGGCAAGATCGCAGGGCGGTTGGAATACCGCAGTACCGATCATGTGCTTATTGATGTGCGTGGTGTGGGCTATGTTGTCTATATATCCGAACGCGTGATGGCTGGGTTGCCGGGCAATGGTGAAGCTGTCGCGCTCTTTACGGATCTGCTGGTGCGTGAAGACAATTTGCAGCTCTTTGGCTTCACAACTCTTGTGGAAAAGGAATGGCATCGCCTGTTGATGTCAGTCCAAGGGATCGGCGCGAAAGCGTCTATGGCGATTTTGGGCACGTTGGGTGCCGATGGCGTGAGCCGGGCCATTGCGTTGGGGGACTGGAATGCACTGGCCAAGGCCAAGGGGGTCGGCCCCAAGACGGCGCAGCGTGTGACAATTGAATTGAAAGACAAAGCGCCAAGTGTGATGGCAATGGGCGGTTCTGTGGCAGAGGCACAGGGGGATGCGGTCATTGAGGTCGAACCGTCCGCTTCGGTTCAACCAACTGTCGCCCCAAAAGCAAATGCAGCATCTGCGGAAGCGCTTTCTGCTTTGGGCAACCTTGGGTATGCGCCGGGAGAAGCCGCCAGCGCGGTGGCCGAAGCCGCAGGTGCCGCACCTGATGCGGACACCTCGGCGCTGATCCGCGCTGCCTTGAAGTTGCTGGCACCAAAGGGGTAG
- the ybgF gene encoding tol-pal system protein YbgF, whose product MLHRIAVVCALLLSPFPAVAQGETLADIRQQLTVLFVDVQRLKRELSTTGGLNAGVVGNTPLDRLNAIEAELQRLTSKSEQLEFRINSITVDAGNRIGDLNFRLCELEEGCDIGTLDDTPLGGIDPGPIAGGADPVAPDNGPALAIGEQSDIERAQGALASGDFRGAVDQLTTFVATYPGSPLTTDANYLRGEALEGLGEITDAARAYLDAFSGDPAGPKAPDALFKLGSSLGRIGQTQDACLTLAEVNVRFPGNPAVVDAQAEMQALGCQ is encoded by the coding sequence ATGTTGCACCGTATCGCTGTTGTCTGCGCTTTGCTGTTGTCGCCATTCCCTGCCGTGGCGCAGGGAGAGACTTTGGCAGACATTCGACAACAACTGACAGTGCTTTTCGTTGATGTGCAACGGCTCAAGCGGGAGTTGTCAACGACGGGTGGGTTGAACGCTGGTGTCGTGGGCAATACGCCCCTGGACCGTTTGAATGCGATCGAGGCAGAGCTGCAGCGACTAACATCCAAATCCGAACAGCTGGAGTTTCGGATCAACAGTATCACTGTTGATGCTGGTAACCGAATTGGAGATCTGAACTTCCGCCTTTGTGAACTTGAAGAGGGTTGTGACATCGGCACACTTGATGACACGCCACTTGGCGGTATCGATCCGGGCCCCATCGCTGGGGGCGCTGATCCTGTCGCACCAGACAATGGTCCAGCGCTCGCCATCGGCGAACAAAGTGATATCGAGCGGGCGCAGGGGGCGCTCGCCTCTGGTGACTTTCGCGGCGCCGTTGACCAGCTTACGACCTTTGTCGCGACCTATCCGGGTAGTCCGCTGACAACCGACGCGAACTATCTGCGCGGCGAGGCCTTAGAAGGTTTGGGCGAAATCACAGACGCTGCACGCGCCTATCTGGATGCATTTTCTGGTGATCCAGCTGGCCCGAAAGCGCCTGACGCTTTGTTCAAACTGGGATCGTCGCTGGGCCGGATCGGGCAAACACAGGACGCTTGTTTGACATTGGCAGAGGTGAACGTCAGGTTCCCCGGAAATCCGGCAGTGGTTGATGCACAGGCGGAAATGCAAGCGTTGGGATGTCAGTAA
- the msrA gene encoding peptide-methionine (S)-S-oxide reductase MsrA encodes MFFMSRAKTEMIDQASALPGRPTAIPTASTHFVFNNPLTGDVPVGMEEAMFGMGCFWGVERMFWKLDGVQSTMVGYAGGYTPNATYEEVCSGKTGHNEVVRVIYDPSVISYDQLLQVFWEGHDPTQGMRQGNDAGTQYRSGIYTYSAAQKAAAEASKVAFAPRLSKAGYGVITTEIVDAPTFYFAEDYHQQYLAKNPNGYCGIGGTGVTCPIGVGA; translated from the coding sequence ATGTTTTTCATGTCTCGCGCAAAAACTGAAATGATTGATCAAGCGTCTGCATTGCCCGGTCGCCCGACCGCGATCCCGACCGCAAGCACACATTTCGTTTTCAACAACCCGCTGACCGGCGACGTGCCGGTGGGCATGGAAGAGGCTATGTTCGGCATGGGCTGCTTCTGGGGTGTTGAGCGAATGTTCTGGAAGTTGGATGGCGTGCAGTCGACCATGGTCGGCTACGCTGGTGGGTACACGCCCAACGCAACCTATGAAGAGGTGTGCTCAGGCAAGACCGGCCATAATGAGGTAGTGCGGGTGATTTATGACCCGTCTGTCATCTCGTATGATCAACTGTTGCAGGTCTTCTGGGAAGGGCATGATCCAACGCAAGGGATGCGGCAGGGCAATGACGCAGGCACGCAATACCGCTCAGGTATCTACACCTATTCTGCGGCACAAAAGGCTGCAGCAGAGGCGTCCAAAGTGGCATTCGCACCAAGGCTGTCAAAGGCGGGGTATGGGGTGATCACCACAGAGATCGTTGATGCACCCACGTTCTATTTTGCTGAGGACTATCATCAGCAATATCTGGCGAAGAACCCCAATGGATATTGCGGGATTGGTGGCACAGGTGTGACCTGTCCAATCGGTGTCGGGGCCTAA
- a CDS encoding SGNH/GDSL hydrolase family protein, with product MSGPKPTRDYLDIAARMLLMPVLLGQAVHVRTRYVELPEPIGARSGTVGSGPPLRLLVIGDSSALGIGVTTQADALLGQLTERLQAHATVTYDLVAKTGAKTADVLGWIDELPGPKYDVIVTALGVNDVTKGVSLRRWLQQQASLIDQLSSRFDSPKIIISGLPPIGQFPLLPHPLRWVLGRQAARFDRHLHALAAARSDCVALQFNMGLNAANMSEDGFHPGPTVYARWADEVAQIVRTSPDLLDVAKGAP from the coding sequence GTGTCGGGGCCTAAACCAACGCGCGACTATCTGGATATTGCAGCGCGCATGCTGCTGATGCCGGTCCTGCTGGGGCAGGCGGTTCATGTGCGCACGCGCTATGTCGAGTTGCCTGAACCGATTGGCGCCCGCAGCGGTACGGTTGGAAGTGGCCCGCCGCTGCGGCTTTTGGTGATCGGGGACAGCTCTGCGCTCGGAATTGGCGTCACAACGCAGGCTGACGCGCTTTTGGGGCAGTTGACCGAACGGCTGCAGGCGCACGCTACAGTTACCTACGATCTTGTGGCCAAGACGGGCGCCAAGACTGCTGATGTGCTGGGTTGGATCGACGAACTGCCCGGTCCCAAGTACGACGTGATCGTAACGGCCTTGGGGGTCAATGACGTGACCAAAGGCGTGTCGCTGCGCAGGTGGCTGCAACAACAAGCATCGCTTATTGACCAGCTGTCATCGCGGTTTGATAGTCCTAAGATCATCATATCAGGCCTGCCGCCTATCGGACAGTTCCCGCTTTTGCCACATCCGTTGCGGTGGGTCCTAGGGCGGCAGGCCGCACGCTTTGACCGACATCTTCATGCGCTTGCCGCAGCGCGTTCAGACTGTGTCGCATTGCAATTTAACATGGGGCTGAATGCCGCCAACATGTCCGAAGATGGATTTCATCCCGGGCCCACGGTCTATGCCCGTTGGGCGGATGAGGTGGCCCAGATCGTGCGCACCAGTCCTGATCTGCTTGACGTCGCCAAGGGCGCGCCCTAA
- the ruvC gene encoding crossover junction endodeoxyribonuclease RuvC: MRVLGIDPGLRNMGWGVIEAVGSRISHVANGICKSEGDDLAARLLSLHQQLTDVVAQHRPEAAAVEQTFVNKDGAGTLKLGQARGIAMLVPAQAGLVVGEYAPNAVKKAVVGVGHADKAQIAHMVKVQLPGVQLAGPDAADALAIAICHSFHAQTSGSLAAALAKASA; encoded by the coding sequence ATGCGTGTTTTAGGCATCGACCCGGGCCTGCGAAACATGGGCTGGGGTGTGATCGAAGCAGTCGGATCGCGGATCAGCCACGTGGCCAACGGGATTTGCAAGTCAGAAGGTGATGACCTTGCTGCACGTCTTTTGTCGCTGCATCAACAGTTGACTGATGTGGTCGCGCAGCACCGGCCCGAGGCGGCAGCCGTAGAACAGACCTTCGTGAACAAGGACGGTGCAGGCACGCTGAAACTTGGGCAAGCACGTGGGATTGCCATGTTGGTGCCCGCACAAGCGGGTTTGGTCGTTGGGGAATACGCGCCCAACGCCGTAAAAAAAGCCGTGGTTGGTGTGGGCCATGCCGATAAGGCGCAGATCGCCCATATGGTCAAGGTACAGTTACCGGGCGTTCAGCTTGCCGGTCCCGACGCCGCCGATGCGCTTGCGATTGCGATTTGCCATTCCTTCCATGCGCAAACGTCAGGCAGCCTTGCTGCGGCGCTCGCAAAGGCCTCGGCATGA
- a CDS encoding 50S ribosomal protein L11 methyltransferase, giving the protein MTSYSALTTIKGEDAASRLAEDLETLTPEPTGVGVFEIEDGSGLWEVAAYFTNPPDAGGLAVLSALHLAKPFNISDIPEQDWVSKVQRELAPVLAGRFFVYGSHDADKVPDDKVPLLIDAAMAFGTGHHGTTKGCLEAFDTLLSDGFAGQRILDVGCGTAVLAMAAAKMLPHPVLASDIDPVAVEVAQANVIGNDLQNRVNCVVAAGFDAPVLSENGPYDMVFANILKAPLIGLAPDMGVHIADDGYAILSGILNEQANDVISVYQQNGFNLIQKRVIVDWTTLILRKNRPNFD; this is encoded by the coding sequence ATGACAAGCTATTCAGCGCTGACCACAATTAAGGGCGAGGATGCAGCGAGTCGGTTGGCAGAGGATCTTGAAACGCTGACCCCGGAACCGACCGGGGTTGGGGTGTTTGAGATCGAAGATGGTTCGGGTTTGTGGGAAGTTGCGGCTTACTTCACCAATCCCCCGGATGCTGGTGGCCTGGCGGTGTTGTCCGCCTTGCATCTGGCCAAACCCTTTAACATCTCTGACATTCCCGAACAGGACTGGGTGTCGAAAGTGCAGCGCGAACTGGCACCGGTGCTTGCCGGACGTTTCTTTGTGTATGGTAGCCATGATGCGGACAAGGTGCCGGATGATAAAGTCCCGCTTCTGATTGATGCGGCGATGGCCTTTGGCACCGGTCACCACGGCACCACCAAGGGATGTCTTGAGGCCTTTGATACGCTATTGTCCGACGGCTTTGCCGGTCAACGTATTCTTGACGTGGGCTGCGGCACCGCCGTTCTGGCAATGGCTGCGGCCAAAATGTTGCCGCATCCGGTATTGGCCAGTGACATTGATCCGGTCGCCGTTGAGGTTGCGCAAGCCAATGTGATCGGAAATGACCTGCAAAACCGCGTGAACTGCGTTGTGGCGGCCGGGTTTGACGCGCCCGTGCTGAGCGAAAACGGGCCCTACGATATGGTCTTTGCCAATATTCTCAAGGCTCCGTTGATTGGACTTGCACCCGATATGGGCGTGCATATTGCGGATGATGGTTATGCGATTCTCTCTGGCATCCTGAACGAACAGGCGAACGACGTTATCTCTGTTTATCAACAAAATGGCTTCAATCTTATCCAAAAACGGGTTATTGTTGATTGGACGACGCTTATTTTGCGCAAAAACAGGCCCAATTTTGACTAA
- the pal gene encoding peptidoglycan-associated lipoprotein Pal: MTVFKKVAVVALVLVTAACTNPDRFGGGAGAGGADGAGLNGGTAGSASDPASPLFFNQTIGDRVLFAVDTSTITPTGQTILDGQAQWLLTNADYRAVIEGHADEQGTREYNLALGQRRANAVREYLVSRGVPTTRLQVTSFGKERPIAVCSEESCYAQNRRAVTVLSFSAVTS, from the coding sequence ATGACAGTTTTTAAGAAAGTGGCGGTTGTGGCACTAGTACTGGTCACAGCGGCCTGTACGAACCCGGATCGTTTTGGTGGTGGCGCAGGTGCGGGCGGCGCTGATGGTGCCGGTCTGAACGGTGGTACGGCTGGATCTGCCAGTGACCCCGCAAGCCCACTTTTCTTCAATCAGACGATCGGCGATCGTGTGCTCTTTGCGGTGGATACATCTACCATCACCCCCACAGGTCAAACAATCCTTGATGGTCAGGCGCAATGGCTGCTGACAAATGCCGACTATCGCGCAGTCATTGAAGGTCATGCGGATGAGCAGGGTACCCGTGAATACAACCTCGCACTTGGCCAACGCCGCGCCAATGCGGTGCGTGAATACTTGGTGTCCCGCGGAGTGCCAACAACGCGCTTGCAGGTGACCAGCTTTGGCAAAGAACGGCCGATTGCTGTTTGTTCCGAGGAAAGCTGCTACGCACAAAACCGCCGCGCGGTTACCGTTCTTTCATTCTCGGCCGTTACCAGCTGA
- a CDS encoding DUF1127 domain-containing protein, which yields MAMASFDTNRTAAGLSAGKTSFFANMIAAVAAWNDARITRNSLSKLTARELDDIGLSYGDIEKVATRVR from the coding sequence ATGGCCATGGCCTCTTTTGACACCAACCGTACCGCTGCTGGCCTCTCCGCTGGCAAAACCTCTTTCTTCGCAAACATGATTGCTGCTGTTGCGGCATGGAATGATGCGCGCATTACGCGCAACTCATTGTCCAAGCTGACAGCACGTGAACTGGACGATATCGGCCTGTCCTACGGCGACATCGAAAAGGTCGCGACACGCGTACGCTAA
- a CDS encoding ExbD/TolR family protein, translating into MGAGVMNSGDDGGRRRRRKSRRGKPMSEINVTPFVDVMMVLLIIFMVAAPLSVVGVPVELPDTSATALPGDDEEPLTVTITNDGRVMIQETDTTETELVARLTAIAAERTSDKIFLRADGRNDWNRVAEIMGLLNAGGFSDIGLVTDIAPPTAGGADG; encoded by the coding sequence ATGGGTGCAGGTGTTATGAATTCTGGCGATGATGGGGGCAGACGTCGCCGCCGTAAATCGCGCCGTGGCAAGCCAATGTCAGAGATTAACGTGACACCCTTCGTGGATGTCATGATGGTGCTTTTGATTATCTTCATGGTGGCGGCTCCCCTGTCGGTGGTTGGCGTGCCCGTGGAACTGCCGGACACCTCGGCCACGGCACTGCCAGGTGATGATGAAGAACCGCTGACCGTGACCATCACAAACGATGGGCGGGTGATGATCCAAGAGACCGACACGACAGAGACCGAGCTTGTCGCGCGCCTGACCGCCATCGCCGCCGAACGCACCAGTGACAAGATTTTCCTACGTGCGGATGGCCGCAACGATTGGAATCGTGTGGCCGAGATCATGGGATTGCTCAACGCTGGCGGGTTCTCTGATATCGGGCTTGTCACGGATATTGCTCCGCCCACGGCAGGCGGCGCTGACGGGTAG
- the tolQ gene encoding protein TolQ — translation MEAAQEFTMWALFARATITVKIVMIMLVAASVWCWAVIIDKTIQYRKARAEADIFDRSFWSGEPLDGLFDQIGADPDGPSEKIFAAGMMEWRRSHRQDGGLIAGATARIDRSMDVAIAKEASRLQKGLPILATTGSIAPFVGLFGTVWGIMNAFIEIAEAQTTNLAVVAPGIAEALLATGLGLLAAIPAVIYYNKFTADSEQIVSGYEAFADEFATILSRQLDS, via the coding sequence ATGGAAGCAGCACAGGAATTCACCATGTGGGCGCTATTCGCGCGCGCCACAATTACCGTAAAAATCGTTATGATCATGCTGGTCGCAGCCTCCGTCTGGTGCTGGGCCGTCATCATTGACAAGACGATCCAGTATCGCAAAGCGCGGGCTGAGGCGGATATCTTTGATCGGTCTTTCTGGTCGGGTGAACCGCTGGACGGGTTATTCGATCAGATCGGCGCTGATCCAGATGGGCCATCAGAGAAGATATTCGCGGCTGGCATGATGGAATGGCGTAGGTCGCACAGGCAGGATGGTGGGTTGATTGCTGGGGCGACCGCCCGGATTGATCGGTCTATGGATGTGGCCATCGCTAAAGAGGCGTCCCGGCTGCAAAAGGGATTGCCGATTCTGGCAACCACCGGGTCTATCGCCCCCTTTGTTGGGCTGTTTGGCACCGTCTGGGGCATTATGAATGCTTTCATCGAGATTGCAGAGGCGCAGACAACAAACCTTGCTGTGGTGGCCCCCGGCATCGCCGAGGCGCTGCTGGCGACGGGTCTTGGCTTGCTCGCCGCGATCCCTGCGGTGATCTACTATAACAAGTTCACCGCCGACAGTGAGCAGATTGTCAGCGGGTATGAGGCCTTCGCTGATGAATTTGCGACGATCCTCAGCCGCCAGTTGGATAGCTGA
- the tilS gene encoding tRNA lysidine(34) synthetase TilS: protein MSVKTASADVAATFQRALHDASFSHQDTLGLAVSGGGDSIALMHLAAQVRDPHKLRAITVNHGLRPEAREEIALVSVQAGQLGIPHTVVDWEWDGTGNLQAAARDGRWAALRAWALAHNLREVWLGHTEDDQVETVLMRLARGSGIDGLRAMYPHSTRDGLHILRPLLGCARADLRAWLADNKIGWCDDPSNEDPRFDRVRARQMFSQLEALGLTRKRLLQTIDHMQAAHISLQTAAQAFAKRHVRQDAGDLLFAPEALDLEKADAPRRVMAAGFAWVGNRTYRPRFEQLQATVEQARQGATVTLGGCIMTPADGGVVRLMREAAATKAVQRDAGIPDTKGVFWDSRWFLEGPLEGDMVYKALGEGITQCPDWRASGMPRVSLLASPAVWQSGALVAAPLAGLSNGWSARIVADFHTSAFAIED from the coding sequence ATGTCAGTAAAGACGGCATCGGCTGACGTTGCCGCGACGTTTCAAAGGGCGTTACATGACGCATCTTTCTCACATCAAGATACGCTTGGACTTGCTGTATCCGGCGGTGGCGATTCCATTGCGCTGATGCATTTGGCCGCACAGGTACGCGACCCTCACAAACTACGAGCCATCACCGTCAATCACGGGCTGCGACCAGAGGCGCGGGAAGAGATCGCGCTGGTATCGGTACAAGCAGGCCAACTTGGCATCCCGCATACGGTGGTTGATTGGGAATGGGACGGGACGGGAAACCTGCAGGCCGCAGCCCGTGATGGGCGATGGGCGGCGCTACGCGCATGGGCACTGGCGCATAACCTGCGCGAGGTTTGGCTGGGTCATACCGAAGATGATCAAGTTGAAACCGTGCTGATGCGTCTGGCCCGTGGATCTGGCATTGACGGGTTGCGTGCCATGTATCCACACAGCACCCGCGACGGCCTGCATATCCTGCGCCCACTGTTGGGCTGTGCACGTGCTGATCTGCGTGCATGGCTGGCGGACAACAAAATCGGATGGTGTGATGATCCCAGCAACGAAGACCCGCGCTTTGATCGCGTACGTGCCCGGCAGATGTTCTCTCAGCTTGAAGCGTTGGGCCTGACGCGCAAGCGGTTGTTGCAAACGATTGACCATATGCAAGCTGCCCATATCTCCTTGCAAACGGCGGCGCAGGCCTTTGCAAAACGACATGTGCGTCAGGATGCGGGTGATCTACTGTTTGCACCAGAAGCGTTGGATCTCGAAAAAGCAGACGCACCGCGCCGCGTGATGGCTGCCGGCTTTGCTTGGGTTGGCAACCGGACATACCGTCCCCGATTTGAGCAGTTGCAGGCAACCGTGGAGCAGGCACGCCAGGGGGCAACTGTCACACTAGGCGGCTGCATTATGACGCCCGCAGATGGAGGCGTGGTGCGTCTGATGCGTGAAGCGGCCGCAACCAAAGCTGTTCAGCGCGATGCAGGCATACCCGACACCAAAGGCGTATTCTGGGATTCCCGCTGGTTCCTGGAAGGGCCATTGGAGGGCGATATGGTTTACAAGGCACTGGGCGAAGGGATCACCCAATGCCCCGACTGGCGGGCCAGTGGGATGCCGCGGGTGTCACTTCTGGCCTCGCCTGCGGTGTGGCAAAGCGGCGCTTTGGTTGCCGCACCATTAGCGGGTTTGTCCAATGGTTGGTCGGCGCGGATTGTCGCGGATTTCCACACATCTGCGTTTGCCATTGAAGATTAA